A single genomic interval of Picosynechococcus sp. PCC 7003 harbors:
- a CDS encoding LapA family protein, protein MRQLNFLLFFALCLALALFSIENTQPVGINIIPGFQAEAPLSIELLLAVGTGAILAWMFSLWDQLQRQIESWKAQRELKLQSQKIEELEKALAELQAAQQNAAESSTDSPIATTSTADETAPEPETSTATVETQETADTSQDDSQSEQTA, encoded by the coding sequence ATGCGGCAACTGAATTTTTTATTGTTTTTTGCCCTGTGCTTAGCCCTAGCGCTATTTAGTATCGAAAATACGCAACCCGTCGGGATTAATATTATTCCGGGATTCCAAGCCGAAGCGCCCCTCTCCATTGAACTCCTACTGGCAGTGGGCACAGGGGCGATTTTGGCCTGGATGTTTAGCCTATGGGATCAGCTACAGCGGCAAATTGAATCGTGGAAAGCCCAGCGGGAACTCAAGCTCCAAAGTCAAAAAATTGAAGAATTAGAAAAAGCTTTGGCTGAACTTCAGGCTGCCCAACAAAACGCCGCAGAATCATCGACAGATTCCCCCATCGCGACAACATCCACCGCAGACGAAACTGCGCCTGAACCTGAAACTTCTACCGCTACCGTGGAAACCCAGGAAACCGCCGACACATCCCAAGATGATTCTCAATCTGAGCAAACGGCCTAA
- a CDS encoding segregation/condensation protein A encodes MATQPQAAIATLIELAQQGEIDPWDVQVIDVIDQFLNELGLAGDTDPILREADLPQSGQTFLWASKLVLLKADTLESLTAIEAEVQDEEFYEDWEAGDVERLPLKLEKRLRRRAVAPPPKRRRVTLQEFIEQIQQIANEIEDHTPKKRLKTPRKLSNKAAIKQITQLAHDENLTELAAQLEQFFQTQMPPDPETPMVFELDDLIRQWIAYKEANEFFPQDITAKQHRHEKVGIFWALLLLSAQSKVVLSQDDFYAPVLVRPLYPGHREI; translated from the coding sequence ATGGCCACCCAACCCCAAGCGGCGATCGCCACCCTCATTGAACTAGCCCAACAGGGAGAAATTGATCCCTGGGACGTGCAGGTCATTGATGTCATTGATCAGTTCCTGAACGAACTAGGCCTCGCCGGAGACACAGACCCAATTCTGAGGGAAGCAGACCTACCCCAGTCGGGCCAGACCTTTTTGTGGGCCTCTAAACTGGTTCTTCTCAAGGCCGACACCCTCGAAAGTTTAACAGCCATTGAAGCAGAGGTTCAGGACGAAGAATTTTACGAAGATTGGGAAGCCGGTGATGTTGAACGACTTCCCCTCAAGCTCGAAAAAAGACTCCGGCGACGGGCCGTAGCACCTCCCCCAAAACGGCGGCGGGTCACTCTCCAGGAATTTATTGAGCAAATCCAACAAATCGCCAACGAGATCGAGGATCACACCCCCAAAAAACGCCTCAAAACGCCCCGTAAACTATCCAACAAAGCGGCCATTAAACAGATTACCCAGTTGGCCCATGATGAAAATCTCACGGAATTGGCTGCCCAGCTAGAACAGTTTTTTCAGACCCAAATGCCCCCGGATCCAGAAACCCCCATGGTGTTTGAATTAGACGATTTAATCCGTCAGTGGATCGCCTACAAAGAAGCCAACGAATTTTTCCCCCAGGACATCACTGCCAAGCAACACCGTCACGAAAAGGTGGGGATCTTTTGGGCCTTACTTTTATTGTCAGCCCAGTCCAAGGTGGTGCTGTCCCAGGATGATTTTTATGCGCCGGTGTTGGTGCGTCCGCTTTATCCAGGGCACCGGGAGATTTAA
- a CDS encoding COP23 domain-containing protein has protein sequence MSKGLQARTRLKIGIVGLGIFGFTASSAIAQVPPDIVVDTEPNAGNTPGDVIDNSGDRRFVCQYDQGQYTVMYQPESRPGEVYPWAIPRTMGGGWSAERRCEEIARRLEMYRGDGLVELTTGRENGYDIVCVTTELNPSCQIVFTVPRGQNAITTRDQVFDNLLSADSGFQTRGVNTFMGTGSTNSLLGQLQSIFGGRRSTPSPMAQSYSSSGISLKPFLDPADGGTGEYLTQGRAAGQSNPSPTNNGLRLNTDLFR, from the coding sequence ATGAGTAAAGGTTTGCAGGCTCGAACTAGGTTAAAAATCGGCATTGTCGGGTTAGGAATTTTTGGGTTTACCGCCAGTAGTGCGATCGCCCAGGTGCCGCCGGACATCGTCGTGGACACAGAACCCAATGCAGGGAATACGCCCGGTGATGTGATCGACAATTCTGGCGATCGCCGTTTTGTGTGTCAGTATGACCAAGGACAATACACCGTGATGTATCAACCCGAAAGTCGTCCGGGGGAAGTGTATCCCTGGGCCATTCCCCGCACCATGGGGGGTGGTTGGAGTGCAGAGCGTCGCTGTGAAGAAATTGCCCGCCGTTTAGAAATGTACCGGGGTGATGGTCTCGTCGAGCTTACTACTGGCCGCGAAAATGGTTATGACATCGTTTGTGTGACCACCGAACTGAATCCCAGCTGTCAAATTGTCTTTACGGTACCCCGGGGCCAAAATGCGATCACCACCCGGGATCAAGTATTCGATAACCTCCTCAGTGCTGACAGTGGTTTCCAAACCCGTGGGGTCAACACCTTTATGGGCACCGGATCGACCAATAGCCTCCTGGGGCAACTCCAAAGTATTTTTGGGGGCCGTCGCTCCACCCCTAGCCCCATGGCCCAAAGTTATTCAAGCAGTGGCATTAGCCTCAAGCCCTTCCTCGATCCCGCCGATGGTGGTACCGGTGAATATTTAACCCAGGGTCGCGCCGCTGGTCAGTCGAATCCGAGCCCGACCAATAATGGCCTCAGATTGAACACCGATCTCTTCCGTTAG
- a CDS encoding serine/threonine-protein kinase, producing the protein MTTDPNVNRLLAGRYRLVDLVGQGAMGRVYRGEDTVLGGVTVAVKFLAQTLLNDKMRQRFEREATICALLSEKSIHIVRVKDYGVDDQDVPFYVMEFLEGESLNDIIAHATLGLPRFFQVVRQVCLGMEAAHQGITFKGEQCLIIHRDIKPSNILIMQDASLGELVKILDFGIARLSQAGAAQTQSFMGTLAYCSPEQMEGKELDQRSDIYSLGITMYEMLTGDMPVMPENNSFGGWYRAHHDTPPIPFDKSLRIPAPLAEIIMCCMAKNPRDRPQTVNDIWQAMAPIAKYYEQQAAETKKSFFTTSQNLQNFQATSPVAGPNDPTRINNATTAPSFRNSTVNRQGRPTDKLNTTFTDTVCAAQSWPADKPQSKIVFPRIVPAEPTAIASLWAMLEGEELGKRRFDTRYNQFLFIEAPHPMLLWITVLYNSSEGARWLPCYLDLKTKIGQQMARLLASQGNYRILLFALGQPQRYFHITQATISLKQREQLTRWADLSQRLPASNPVVSKQTLKKEYEKSKGKILMKLAASRTNSNLGGF; encoded by the coding sequence ATGACTACCGATCCCAATGTCAATCGCCTTCTCGCCGGCCGTTATCGCCTGGTAGACCTCGTAGGCCAGGGGGCTATGGGGCGTGTCTACCGGGGTGAAGATACAGTGCTAGGGGGAGTCACTGTCGCCGTAAAGTTTTTAGCCCAGACCTTGCTCAACGATAAAATGCGCCAACGTTTTGAGCGGGAAGCCACCATCTGTGCTCTTTTGAGTGAAAAAAGCATCCATATCGTGCGGGTAAAAGACTATGGCGTTGATGACCAGGATGTGCCCTTTTATGTCATGGAATTTTTAGAAGGGGAAAGTCTTAACGATATTATTGCCCACGCGACCCTCGGTTTACCGCGCTTTTTTCAAGTGGTACGGCAGGTGTGTTTGGGGATGGAAGCCGCCCACCAAGGGATTACCTTCAAGGGTGAACAATGTTTAATTATTCACCGGGATATTAAACCCAGCAATATTCTGATCATGCAGGATGCGTCCCTGGGAGAACTGGTAAAAATTCTAGATTTTGGGATTGCTCGCCTGAGCCAAGCTGGTGCCGCCCAGACCCAATCGTTTATGGGCACCCTCGCTTACTGTTCCCCAGAGCAAATGGAAGGCAAGGAATTAGATCAACGCTCTGATATCTATAGCCTGGGGATTACGATGTACGAGATGCTCACCGGGGATATGCCCGTGATGCCCGAAAATAATTCCTTTGGGGGTTGGTACCGGGCGCACCATGACACACCGCCGATTCCCTTTGATAAAAGTCTGCGAATTCCGGCTCCTTTGGCGGAAATTATCATGTGCTGCATGGCGAAAAATCCGCGCGATCGCCCCCAAACTGTCAATGATATTTGGCAAGCCATGGCTCCCATCGCCAAATATTATGAACAACAAGCAGCCGAAACCAAGAAATCCTTTTTCACCACGTCCCAAAATCTGCAAAATTTCCAGGCGACATCTCCGGTGGCTGGCCCCAATGATCCGACCCGGATTAACAATGCCACCACTGCCCCCAGCTTTCGTAATTCGACGGTAAATCGCCAGGGAAGACCCACGGACAAACTGAATACAACCTTTACGGACACGGTTTGTGCAGCCCAGTCCTGGCCAGCGGATAAACCCCAAAGTAAGATTGTTTTCCCTCGGATTGTACCGGCTGAACCGACGGCGATCGCCAGTCTTTGGGCGATGTTAGAGGGTGAGGAGTTAGGTAAGCGCCGCTTTGATACCCGCTATAATCAGTTCCTCTTTATTGAGGCTCCCCATCCGATGTTGCTGTGGATCACAGTGCTGTATAACAGCAGTGAAGGAGCCCGCTGGTTGCCTTGCTATCTGGACTTGAAAACAAAGATTGGCCAACAGATGGCACGTCTTTTAGCTAGTCAAGGGAACTATCGAATTTTGCTCTTTGCCCTGGGGCAACCCCAACGGTATTTTCATATTACCCAGGCAACAATTTCCCTCAAGCAACGGGAGCAGCTTACTCGCTGGGCGGATTTGAGCCAGAGACTACCTGCCAGTAATCCTGTGGTGAGTAAACAAACTTTGAAAAAAGAATATGAGAAAAGCAAGGGCAAAATCCTCATGAAGTTGGCCGCTTCCCGGACGAACAGCAACCTTGGGGGATTTTAA
- a CDS encoding HNH endonuclease — MKLQLKEITFDESDQNLFQVNDPRLRADALKYSVVPRLQELLNQCIAKVRGVYEVEVFDTSIISYYPHFRTKREKELTFLYDTAYAGLGGKRIKDKWHGIEKKNKKPVQILPFRYGLMLTEAGLEIFFENYWLTGLTNQSYKKFFDFHLQFEDLLHTLCYRSNIYPVLYWGDQLSYISSFKDHYEYMIANKYFDNHYFSRVYKFPITELDLIDIIDAYVSFYPVYDSYLRISMGQDLCFQDLLSKLHKWKYDQLNSNESDEKDLPIHHNLDHIKALKNAEKRLKVMPAIRWQVFQRDNWKCVSCGRTAGDNIVLHVDHIIPRSKGGKNALENYQTLCNLCNLGKSNKDMTNLRQKK, encoded by the coding sequence GTGAAATTACAGCTTAAAGAGATTACTTTTGATGAAAGTGATCAAAATTTATTTCAAGTCAATGACCCTCGGCTAAGGGCTGATGCACTAAAATATTCTGTTGTTCCCCGCTTACAAGAGCTACTCAATCAATGCATAGCAAAGGTCAGAGGAGTCTATGAGGTAGAAGTCTTCGATACTTCTATTATCTCTTATTATCCACATTTCAGAACTAAAAGAGAAAAAGAATTAACTTTTTTGTATGACACTGCTTATGCGGGATTAGGAGGGAAAAGAATCAAAGACAAGTGGCATGGGATAGAAAAAAAGAATAAAAAACCTGTACAGATACTGCCCTTTCGCTACGGATTAATGTTAACAGAAGCAGGTCTTGAAATTTTCTTTGAAAATTATTGGCTTACTGGCTTAACAAATCAATCTTATAAGAAATTTTTCGATTTTCATTTGCAATTTGAAGATTTGCTTCATACTCTTTGCTATCGGAGTAATATATATCCTGTTTTATATTGGGGTGATCAACTCTCATATATCTCGTCTTTTAAAGATCATTATGAGTATATGATTGCGAATAAATATTTTGACAATCATTATTTTTCTAGAGTTTATAAATTTCCTATTACAGAATTAGACTTGATTGATATTATTGATGCTTATGTTTCTTTTTATCCAGTATATGACTCTTATTTGAGAATTTCGATGGGTCAAGATCTTTGCTTTCAAGATCTTTTATCTAAGCTTCATAAATGGAAATATGATCAATTAAATTCAAATGAGTCTGATGAAAAAGATCTTCCTATTCATCATAATCTTGATCATATTAAAGCTTTAAAAAATGCAGAAAAAAGGCTAAAAGTGATGCCAGCTATTCGGTGGCAAGTTTTCCAGAGAGATAATTGGAAATGTGTTTCCTGTGGCAGAACAGCGGGAGATAATATTGTTTTACATGTGGATCACATTATCCCTCGTTCAAAAGGAGGAAAAAATGCATTAGAAAACTATCAAACCTTATGTAATTTGTGCAATTTAGGGAAAAGCAATAAAGACATGACTAATCTTCGGCAGAAAAAGTAG